Below is a genomic region from Pseudomonadota bacterium.
ACAGATCGTCAGCGGAAATCAGCCCATGTTCATAATAAAGAAGAACGGCAGCAATGAAAAGTCCCGATAAGTATAACCAGCCCAGGAAAGGAGAAGCTAAAAAGACCAGGAAAAGCAGTCCCAGCATGATGAGATGCATTCGTTTTGCCAGTTTTAAAGTTGCCGGGATCCCGAGTTTAACCGGCAAAGAAAACAGGCCGGTTTTCCGGTCAAACTCGATATCCTGAAGAGCGTAGAGCAGGTCAAAACCGCTGACCCAGCACAAAACGGCTAAACCAAGGAAGACCGGAGGCCATGAGAGATTGCCGCTTACTGCCAGCCAGGCACCAATGGGGGACATACCGAGGCTGAAGCCTAAAATATAGTGGGTGTAGCTGGTAAACCGCTTGGCCAATGAGTAGAAGGATAGAATGATGATCACGTAGGGGCTGAGAATGAAACAGATATGATTGAGCCGGCTGGCGGCAAAAACAAATAATCCGTAGCTGATGAGGATCAACAGGAATACCTGCCACAGACTAATCTGACCCGCGGGTAAAGGGCGATCTTTTGTCCGGGGGTTTAAAGAATCAACCTTGTAATCCAGTAGTCGATTGCAGCCCATGGCTCCGGTGCGGGCGCCGACCATGGCAATCAGAATCCAGAATAGCTGTCCTGCGGTTGGTATTCCCCCTGCGGCCAGCAATGCTCCCATGAAGGCAAAAGGCAGGGCAAAAATGGTGTGGGAAAACTTGACCAGTTCCAGGTATACTTTTACCTGATTGAAGAGCTGCCGTAAAAAACCTTCAGCATGGAATTTTTTCAGGATGTTTTTGATTGTTGTCGTCAAATCACTGGTTGACAATTATGTTCTCCGTAATACAATATAGACATACGGTTTAAGGTATATGGTATAAGGTTAAAGGTTCCTTGTACCGTACACCTTGTACCGTATTGATTATGTATCCCAAGAATAACTTTGTCGCAAGGAAAATTAGATGAATAAAATAGTATCCGGGAAAACTTTGGCTTTAACCATGGGTGATCCAGCGGGTATCGGTCCGGAAATAATAGTCAAAAGTATTTTGAAGCTGGATCCTGAAGAGCGACTGGATTTACTGGTGATCGGCGACCAGAAAAGGCTCAATATGACCGCTGAAGGTATGGCTTGTGGGGATGAAATAATTTTTATTGCCAGTCGGGAGGCGGGATCAGGGAGGTCAGTGATGAAGGGGAAAATCGCTGTGCCGGTTATCAATCCATTGTCCGTACCTTTGCCAGATCTGCCTTGTGGCGATAATTACCCCGAGTATGGGAAAGCCTCATTTGCTTATTTGAAGCGGGCCATCGAACTTGCAATGGCTGGACAGATTGCCGGTATTGTTACTGCGCCACTGGCCAAGCACTCATTGCATCTTGCCGGGCTGGAGTATCCCGGCCATACGGAGATATTGCAGGAATTTTCCGGCAGTCCGGAGGTGGCGATGATGTTTTGGGGAAAACAGCTGAAAGTTTTGCTGGCGACCACCCATATTCCCCTGGTTCAGGTGGCTGCATCCCTGACCAAGGAACTGCTGGAACGAAAAATAAAATTGCTGGTTGAATTTTTGTGTCAGACAGGTTCCACCACCGTCAAGCCGGTTGCGGTGGCGGCACTGAATCCCCACGCGGGAGAAGACGGTGCTTTTGGTGATGAGGAAAACCGCGTTATCAGGCCGGCACTGCAATCATGTTCCCGCCTGGGCCTGCCGGTGATCGGTCCTATTCCCGCTGATGTCCTGTTTTATCAGGCCGTGCAGGGGCGTTATGACGCGGTAGTTGCTTTATATCATGATCAAGGTCTTATCCCCTTTAAAATGCTTCATTTTGCCGATGGGGTGAATGTTACCATTGGGCTGCCTTTTGTCAGGACTTCCGTGGACCATGGCACCGCGTTTGATATTGCCGGGAAGAATATTGCCGACTGCTCCAGTATGATAGAGGCAATCAGACTGGCATCTTATTTGATCTCCCCAGCAGACAGCCTTTAGTTTAATTCATCAGTCCGGGCAGAAAGAGCGAAATTTGTGGAATGGCAATTAAAAGAATGGTGCCGATAACTAAAGCGATAAGAAAAGGGATAACCCCTCTGAAGATGGTGGCTAGCGGGATTTCGGGAGCAACTCCCTTGACGACATAGACATTGATACCGACCGGAGGCGAAATGACCCCCATCTGGGTGACTAGAACAATGATGACCCCAAACCAGATCGGGTCGTAATTGAGGGCCAGGATGACCGGGTAAAAAATGGGGACGGTCAAAAGGATCAGAGCCAAAGCATCGATGAAGCAGCCACCGATCAGATAGACCGCGATTATGACCATCATGATGAAAAAACGGGGCAATGGCAGACCTACGACCCAGCCTGCCAGGTCGTAGGGGATTCGAGTTACGGCCAGGAAATGGCCAAAAATGACGGCCCCGGTAACGATGATCATGACCATGCAGGCGGTGCGGGTGGTTTCAAAAAGCGAGATTTTCAACTTTTCAAAGGTCAAGTTGCGGCCCATAAGCGCGATGCCGATACTGCATAAGGCACCGATTGCCCCCGCCTCGGTAGGGGTGAAAAAGCCGACAAAGAGGCCGCCCATAACCAGACCGAAGATAAGCAGTGTTTCACCGGTTCCTTTGAGGGATTGTAATCTGTTCCGCCAGCTTGTTGCTGGTCCGGGAGGACCAAGCTCAGGATTGCGGCGACAGGATAAGGTGATTGCCAGGCAGAAGAGGCCGGCGATCAACAGCCCCGGAAGGATGCCGGCCATAAAAAGCTTGCCGATTGATTGTTCGGTCATAATACCATAGACTATAAATACTACACTTGGCGGGATCAACATGCCAAGACTGCCGCCGGAAGCGACGGCGCCGGCGGCCAGTTCCATGGAATAGTTATAGCGTTTCATCTCCGGCAGGGCGACTGTGCCCATGGTTGCGGCCGTTGCCGGAGATGAGCCGCAGATGGCGCCAAAGGCGGTGCAGGCCCCAACTGTTGCCATCGCCAGTCCGCCGTGTCGGTGGCCGATAAAAGCGTAGGCGGTATCGTAGAGACGCCGGCTGATGCCGGCATGGAAGGAAACCTGACCCATAAAAATAAAGAGTGGTATAACCGTCAGACTGTAAGAACTGAAAGTAGAATAAACATCCCGGGCCAACAGGGAGAGAGCCGCGTCAAGGTTGACCAGCTGCATGAAACCGGTAAAGCCGACTATTGCCATGGCAAAGCCGACCGGAATCCGGGCAAAAAGGAGCAGGATCAAAGCGGCAATGCCAATCAGGCCAATGGTGCAGGGGCTCATGTTCAGGTTGCCTTCTGCCAGGGGGTTGCAAGCTCAAGAAAAAGTACTACACAAACCAACAGCGCGGCGGCTGAGATGACGTAGACTACGGGGTAAAAAGGCATTTGCAGGCTTAAGGTAACCTCTCCGGTAGACCTGAGTATGTCGGCATAGAGGAAAGATTGCCAGGCGATTAACGCAAAGAGAAAAATGCTCAACAGGGTAGTGATAATGGTACAGATCTTCCGGGCTGAGGGCGGCAATTTTTCGACCAAAAATTCTACCGCTACATGACCCTTGTTCAAAGTGGTGGCCGGGATTGCCAGAGCGATAGTCAAAGCCCCGAAAAGTCCGACGAGTTCATAAGTGCCGAGAATAGGATGTTTGAAGAGCCGTAATACAACATCAGCACAAGTCAGCAGCATCATTGCCATGACGCAGATGGCTGAGAAGTAATTCATCAGGTCTGCTAATTGTCGGGTAATCTTGTGCACTTTCTCAGTGCTCCCCTCTACATGGCAATTCAATCAGGGGGGTGCCGGAGTTGTTGTTCCGGCAGCCCCTTCCTGCTGATATATGATTTTTATTGACTCAACTTTTTGAGTTGCCCTAAAAACAGCTGCAAGAAATCTCCGGGGATGTTCCGGCATGGCTCTCGCTCATTCTCGCCGGCCGTCCATGGCCTGCCTGTGCGTGCCGCACGCAGACAGGCCGGCTTCCGAGGCGTCCGCCGCGAATCACCTCGTGTGATTCGTTCGGCGGCCAATACCGCCTGCCTGTCGGCAGACAGGCTATGAGCCAAGCCCGAACATCCTGCTAATATGTTCCTGGCAATGCAAGTCAGAAAGTTGATTTATCAATCGGCAAGCAATTATTTTAGCATTTCTTGAATTTTGGTTAATACCTTGTCTCCCGGCAAACCTTTACTGGTTGTTTTTTTAACATAGTCATCCAGTATAGGTTTGACTTGAGCTTTCCATTTGGCGCTTTCAGCCGCGGATAAAGAATATATTTTATTTCCTTTTTTCAGAGTGAAGGCGCGACCGGCGGCATCGGCATCATCCCAGGCCTGGCCTTGAACCGCAATCCATTCAGCACTGACATCTTCAAAAATCTTTTTCAGGTTGTCAGGTAGGGCTTGCCATTTTCCCTTGTTCATAACCACGAACATGGAGGTTGTATAGCCGATATCCGGAATGTCGGTGCTGTATTTGATTACCTCGCCTTGTTTCCAGCCTTTGAGAACCTCGATTGGTCCGATGGTTCCGTCAACTGTGCCTTTCTGCAGCGCTTCATAGGTGTCACCCTGGGGCATGGCGACCGGCAGGGCGCCGAGAGTTTTGACTATTTTGGCGCTGAGTCCGGTAGAGCGGATCTTCATTCCTTTAAGGTCGGCCAACTGTTGAACGGCTTTCTTTTTGGTGTGCAGAACGCCGGGGCCATGGGCATGAACATAAAGAACTTTGGTGTCTTGCACCTCTTTAGGGTTGAATTCTTTGGTGATTGCCGTAGCAACTTTGGTGGCGGTTTTACCGTCGGGATATCCTACCGGCAGATCAAGACCTTCAAGCAGGGGGAACCTTCCCCGGGTATAAGCAAAACAGGACATGCCGATATCAGAGATACCGTTAACGACGCCATCGTAGACCTGCGGAGCTTTGGTTAAAGTCCCGCCGGGATAGACCGTAATCTCAACCTGGCCGTTACTTCTCTTTTCGATTTCTTTGGCCCAGGCCTCTCCGGCTTTGCATTGGGCATGGGTGGGGGGAAAGAAGATACTATAGGAGAGGCGGATCTTTTTTTCTTTGGCGATGCTGCTGCCGGGAATGATGAAGACGATAGCAGCGGCCATCAGCAGTAGAAGACAGTGAAGACGGAAGTTTCTTTTTCTGTTCATAATAATCCTCCTGTAAAAAAGTTAGTTAGATTGTAAGTATATAATCGATTTTAATGCAACAACTATAGTATTTTATTTCACAAAATGCAAGTATAAATTTTTTCTGAACTTTCAATCTTATATTTTGTGCTTTCAGTCTGCCATCTTCCGACCAAAACGCCGGCAAGCGAGCGTCAAAAGTGCCGAAATCAAACCTGGTTAAAAGAATCAAATAAGCTTTCCCGACAGCAATGTTAAATATAAAAAGAATGCTTGCTTAAATTGTTATTATTTTCTTGACAATTTAGTAACAGTATTTTATCTTCGAAATGTTTTTTGTATGGTTGTTTTATTTTTCATGTAATAACGGTTTTTATCCGGAGGCTTGTGTCCGAGGGGGGAATCATGATTAAGCGGGAAAAATCGAATTATACCATTCAGGCGGTAGCCCATGCCTTGGCATTGCTGGAGGAATTCAGTGGCGATACTGATGAGCTGGGAGTAACTGAGCTCAGCAAGCGTTTAAAATTGCACAAGAATAATGTTTTTCGGCTGCTGGCAACTCTGGAAGAGCGGGGATATATTGAGCAGAATCGGGTGACGGAAAATTATCGCCTCGGCATTAAAAGTCTGGAGCTTGGCCAGACATTTATAAAACAGATGGGGGTTTTGCGTCAGGCTCGTCCAATCATGGAACGGTTAAGTCGGGAGTTGCGTGAAAATGCCTATGTGGGGGTAATTTGCAATCGAAATGTTGTCTATCTGGATGTGGTTGAATCCGATCAGTCGGTGCGGGTTGTCTCCCGCGTTGGATCACAGCTGCCGGTTTGGTGCTCAGCTATCGGTAAGGGTCAGATTGCTGATATTAGTCAGGGTGAGCTGGATAAAATTCTGCCACTGGCGCGGGATTGGCAAGAATGTACGAAAAATTCTATTAAAAATAAGGAAGAGTTGCTGAAAGAGCTTGAAACGGTACGTGAATTGGGATATGCGGTTGATAATGAGGAATACGACCTGGATGTAAAGTGTGTTGGTGCCCCAATCCGTGATTATACCAAAAGGGTGGTGGCCGGTATCAGCGTTTCAGGTCCATCCTTCCGTTTGTCAGCGGAGCGGGTTGCCGATGAAGTCGGTCCGGCGGTAAAAAAAGCGGCGGCTGATATATCCCGGCGTCTTGGTTATGAAGTGGCATTGAATGTTTCCGGAGAATCACTGGAGTAATTTTTCGGCTTCCGGGTTTTCCCTTTATCTGCATATTCCCTTCTGTCTTTCCAGGTGCCGCTATTGTGCCTTCTATTCCACTGTTACCGCTCCAGTTCCTGAAGACCTCTATCTTGGGGCCTTATTAAACCAGTTCAATGCCAGGGTTACCGATTGGCACGGGCGTCAGCTTAAAACTATTTATATGGGAGGTGGCACACCATCTCTCTTGTCGCCATCATTCTACGCAAAATTTCTTAATCGTTTGTCTTCACATTTTCATTTCCTGCCGGACATTGAAATCAGCATTGAGGCCAATCCAGCGACCCTGAGCGAAGAAAAAATCAGGGGGTATCAATCACTGGGCATAAACCGGTTCAGCCTGGGTGTTCAGACCTTTGCCGATTGGGGCTTGAAATTACTGGGACGTCATCATTCCAGTGTTGATATAGTGGATACAGTTAAAATGATGAATCGTTGCGGGGTGAAAAATCTCAGCATTGATTTGATTTATGCCTATCCCGGGCAAACCCTTGCCGGGCTTCGCAGCGATCTGGAATCGGCTATTCGCCTGGGACCGGCACATATCTCCGCTTATTGTCTGGCCATCGAATTGGGTACGCCGCTGGCGAAAGCGGTGAAAAATAAAGTGTTACCACGGCCATCGGAAGATGTTCAGTCCCGGTTTATGGAGGAAACAGCCAATTTTCTTGAGGATTTTGGATACTGTCAGTATGAAACAGCCAATTTTTCCCGGCCCGGTTTCCAGTCTCGGCACAATCTGGCTTACTGGGAATTGCAGGATTACTGGGGTCTGGGCGCTGGTGCCTGGTCCTCAAGAAGGTTGGAGAAAAATAAATTATGTTGGGCCACCAGATATATGGATGAGCCTGAGGTGGGAGGCTATTTACATCGTTTTGGCGACCAGGTTGAAAACCCAGGCCAGGTTGTTCCGGCTGAGATTGATACCATATCCTACGAAACCTCTTTTGTCGAACGAATGATTATGGGGTTAAGACTTGTTGCCGGGGTTGATCTGACCGCTGTGACCGCTGAATATGATTGTAATTTGGTCAATCGTGTTTTAGCCCGGCTGGAGGTGGCAATGGGTGAAGGATTAGTGGAGCGGTTAAATGGCCAGCTGCGATTGACCGCTCGAGGTCGTCTGCTGGCGGATGAAGTGGCATTGGAGATACTTGATTGAGCACTTGTGATTACCAGAGTTACCCCAATTTAAGTTGACAAAATTATTGAGGACGGTTTAAAGTTCGGCTGGATTTTATTATGGAAAGGATTAATAGCTGATGGATAAAAATAAAAGACAGGGACTGATCATTGTCCATACCGGTCACGGCAAGGGAAAAACAACCGCAGCTCTGGGGACTGCTTTTCGGGCTGCCGGCCAGGGTTTTAAAATCATTATCATTCAATTTATCAAGGGTTCATGGAAATATGGTGAACTGGAAGCAGCAAAAAAATTTGCTAATTTGACTATTACCCCGATGGGTAAGGGTTTTCTTAAATTGGGGGCGGCTGAACCAGAAGCTGCCGACTGTGAGTTGGCGGAAAATACCTGGAAAGCTTGTGAACAGGCGATTTTATCCGGTGACTATGATCTGGTTATCTGTGATGAAGTGAATTATGCCCTTTCCTATAAATTGTTGCCTGTTCAGCGGGTGGTTGAAACCCTCAACAATAAACCGTCCCATGTTCATGTTATCTTGACCGGTCGTGATGCCCTGCCGGAAATTATTGAGCTGGCGGATCTGGTAACCGAAATGAAAGAGATTAAACATCCCTATAAAATGGGAATTTCAGCCCAGCGCGGCATTGAATTCTGATGGGAACCCTGGCCGAATTCCTTGCTTATGTCCAGATTAAGGAACCTTTTCTGGGAAAAGCCCTTGATTATCTGCTGGCGGCATCGCTTGAGAAACAGCAGGTGACCATAGTGTTGCCCAAAGATTCCATCCCTCTGGCCATGGTTGTGGATCGCCAGCAATTGCTGCAGCAGTTGGCTGACCATTTCTGGTTGGAATCGCGGCTGGTGAATATCCATGCCCGTGAAGTGTCAGGTGAACTGCGCTTATTTCCCCTTGAAGCTTCTAAATATTGGAATGACCTGGTTTTTTTTCTACCCCTGGGAGAAAGTTGTGACAAAATAGCTGGCAGTCAACTGCTGGCGGCCGGTATTATTGCCAAACCGGACTATGAAAAGTTCAAAAAATCAATGCAGAACGCAGGTGGTGGAAACGGGCTGAAGGAAGCTTTTGCTGCTGCTGAAGGTGAGATTTATTCCGGGATTTCACTGGAAAAACTGGTTGCCACCGCCGGTCAGCGGGTCCAGAAAAAACGGGGTATCGCGCATTTTGTTACTTTATCCATGGCAGCTGAACTATTTTTAAGCCTTGACTATCATTTTTTACGGTTGAAGGAATTTGGTGTCCGCGGTTTGGGCCCATTATCCACCAGAAGTGTCCTGGGGCATCTGCATGCGGTATTCCCAGGTCAGTATTGTGCCGGCTTGAGCCTTGTTCATCAGCTGTCAGGACATCTTTAAGTATGGTTACTTGCAGATGAAAATACAAAAGTTAACCTGGCATCTTGTCCTGATGTTGATGCTATTTTTCTTTGACTCTTTGGGTTTGTTTCCGAACATCGGGCAGGCCGCTGAGTTTATTGATGAAGTTGGTAACCGGGTTGATATACCCTCGCATCCCCAGCGCGTTATCTCCCTGG
It encodes:
- a CDS encoding TRAP transporter large permease, which encodes MSPCTIGLIGIAALILLLFARIPVGFAMAIVGFTGFMQLVNLDAALSLLARDVYSTFSSYSLTVIPLFIFMGQVSFHAGISRRLYDTAYAFIGHRHGGLAMATVGACTAFGAICGSSPATAATMGTVALPEMKRYNYSMELAAGAVASGGSLGMLIPPSVVFIVYGIMTEQSIGKLFMAGILPGLLIAGLFCLAITLSCRRNPELGPPGPATSWRNRLQSLKGTGETLLIFGLVMGGLFVGFFTPTEAGAIGALCSIGIALMGRNLTFEKLKISLFETTRTACMVMIIVTGAVIFGHFLAVTRIPYDLAGWVVGLPLPRFFIMMVIIAVYLIGGCFIDALALILLTVPIFYPVILALNYDPIWFGVIIVLVTQMGVISPPVGINVYVVKGVAPEIPLATIFRGVIPFLIALVIGTILLIAIPQISLFLPGLMN
- a CDS encoding IclR family transcriptional regulator; translated protein: MIKREKSNYTIQAVAHALALLEEFSGDTDELGVTELSKRLKLHKNNVFRLLATLEERGYIEQNRVTENYRLGIKSLELGQTFIKQMGVLRQARPIMERLSRELRENAYVGVICNRNVVYLDVVESDQSVRVVSRVGSQLPVWCSAIGKGQIADISQGELDKILPLARDWQECTKNSIKNKEELLKELETVRELGYAVDNEEYDLDVKCVGAPIRDYTKRVVAGISVSGPSFRLSAERVADEVGPAVKKAAADISRRLGYEVALNVSGESLE
- a CDS encoding TRAP transporter small permease: MNYFSAICVMAMMLLTCADVVLRLFKHPILGTYELVGLFGALTIALAIPATTLNKGHVAVEFLVEKLPPSARKICTIITTLLSIFLFALIAWQSFLYADILRSTGEVTLSLQMPFYPVVYVISAAALLVCVVLFLELATPWQKAT
- the hemW gene encoding radical SAM family heme chaperone HemW codes for the protein MFPENHWSNFSASGFSLYLHIPFCLSRCRYCAFYSTVTAPVPEDLYLGALLNQFNARVTDWHGRQLKTIYMGGGTPSLLSPSFYAKFLNRLSSHFHFLPDIEISIEANPATLSEEKIRGYQSLGINRFSLGVQTFADWGLKLLGRHHSSVDIVDTVKMMNRCGVKNLSIDLIYAYPGQTLAGLRSDLESAIRLGPAHISAYCLAIELGTPLAKAVKNKVLPRPSEDVQSRFMEETANFLEDFGYCQYETANFSRPGFQSRHNLAYWELQDYWGLGAGAWSSRRLEKNKLCWATRYMDEPEVGGYLHRFGDQVENPGQVVPAEIDTISYETSFVERMIMGLRLVAGVDLTAVTAEYDCNLVNRVLARLEVAMGEGLVERLNGQLRLTARGRLLADEVALEILD
- a CDS encoding TRAP transporter substrate-binding protein, which gives rise to MNRKRNFRLHCLLLLMAAAIVFIIPGSSIAKEKKIRLSYSIFFPPTHAQCKAGEAWAKEIEKRSNGQVEITVYPGGTLTKAPQVYDGVVNGISDIGMSCFAYTRGRFPLLEGLDLPVGYPDGKTATKVATAITKEFNPKEVQDTKVLYVHAHGPGVLHTKKKAVQQLADLKGMKIRSTGLSAKIVKTLGALPVAMPQGDTYEALQKGTVDGTIGPIEVLKGWKQGEVIKYSTDIPDIGYTTSMFVVMNKGKWQALPDNLKKIFEDVSAEWIAVQGQAWDDADAAGRAFTLKKGNKIYSLSAAESAKWKAQVKPILDDYVKKTTSKGLPGDKVLTKIQEMLK
- the pdxA gene encoding 4-hydroxythreonine-4-phosphate dehydrogenase PdxA, whose protein sequence is MNKIVSGKTLALTMGDPAGIGPEIIVKSILKLDPEERLDLLVIGDQKRLNMTAEGMACGDEIIFIASREAGSGRSVMKGKIAVPVINPLSVPLPDLPCGDNYPEYGKASFAYLKRAIELAMAGQIAGIVTAPLAKHSLHLAGLEYPGHTEILQEFSGSPEVAMMFWGKQLKVLLATTHIPLVQVAASLTKELLERKIKLLVEFLCQTGSTTVKPVAVAALNPHAGEDGAFGDEENRVIRPALQSCSRLGLPVIGPIPADVLFYQAVQGRYDAVVALYHDQGLIPFKMLHFADGVNVTIGLPFVRTSVDHGTAFDIAGKNIADCSSMIEAIRLASYLISPADSL
- a CDS encoding UbiA-like polyprenyltransferase encodes the protein MSTSDLTTTIKNILKKFHAEGFLRQLFNQVKVYLELVKFSHTIFALPFAFMGALLAAGGIPTAGQLFWILIAMVGARTGAMGCNRLLDYKVDSLNPRTKDRPLPAGQISLWQVFLLILISYGLFVFAASRLNHICFILSPYVIIILSFYSLAKRFTSYTHYILGFSLGMSPIGAWLAVSGNLSWPPVFLGLAVLCWVSGFDLLYALQDIEFDRKTGLFSLPVKLGIPATLKLAKRMHLIMLGLLFLVFLASPFLGWLYLSGLFIAAVLLYYEHGLISADDLSRIDAAFFTINGYLSVSLFLITTLDVLLFH
- the cobO gene encoding cob(I)yrinic acid a,c-diamide adenosyltransferase, with amino-acid sequence MDKNKRQGLIIVHTGHGKGKTTAALGTAFRAAGQGFKIIIIQFIKGSWKYGELEAAKKFANLTITPMGKGFLKLGAAEPEAADCELAENTWKACEQAILSGDYDLVICDEVNYALSYKLLPVQRVVETLNNKPSHVHVILTGRDALPEIIELADLVTEMKEIKHPYKMGISAQRGIEF